In the genome of Coxiella burnetii, the window AAATACCGACCAAACCCTCGATTGGAATGCGTTGCGAAAGCAAGTTGTGGCACACGGTATGCGCAATTCCAACGTCATGGCCATCGCGCCCACAGCAACGATCTCAAATATTTGTGGTATTTCTCAATCGATTGAACCGACGTATCAAAATTTATTTGTGAAGTCGAATTTGTCGGGAGAATTCACCGTGATCAATCCTTATTTGGTTCGCGAACTTAAAAGTCGCCAACTATGGGATAACGTAATGGTACATGACCTTAAATATTACAACGGCAGCGTGCAAAAAATTGATCGTATTCCGGCGGAGCTTAAAAAGTTATATGCCACGGCTTTCGAGGTTGAACCGCGCTGGCTGGTTGAGGCTGCTTCACGTCGACAAAAATGGATCGATCAAGCTCAATCATTGAATTTATACATGGCTGAACCTTCAGGGAAAAAATTGGATGTGTTGTATCGCATGGCCTGGCTGCGCGGATTGAAAACGACTTATTACTTGCGCAGTATGGGAGCCACAGGAACCGAAAAAGCCACTATTCATGACACCACGTTAAATGCAGTAACGGGGCAAAATAACCCTAACGCTTGCGCTATTGATGACCCCGATTGCGAAGCGTGTCAATAAATCCCTTAAAAAGTTATGGTTCTGAACCACTAAATAAAAAGGAGAATCGATGCAAACTCATCAAGAAATAAGCAGCTTACTCGATTGGGATGATTACAATGACCCCGAGGCCATTAAAGCTGCGCCCGAAAAAAAATTCTCCCCAAAAAACGAAAAATCCGATGAGGAGGAAACCGGTGGCGGTACAACCGTGCAAAGTGGCGCTACAGGCTTAGAACAGCTCGAAATGGGCGCTGCCCGCATTCGCGTTGACGACAAAAAAATTATTAATTGTCACGCCGACCTTAACCAACTAGTCCCTTTTAAATACACCTGGGCGTGGCAAAAATACTTATCCGGCTGCGCCAATCATTGGATGCCCAACGAAATTAACATGACTGCAGACATCGCCCTTTGGAAGGACCCAAACGGCTTAACTGCCGACGAACGAACCATCGTAAAACGCAGCCTCGGTTTCTTTTCGACTGCCGACTCATTAGTCGCTAATAATTTAGTGCTCGCGATTTATCGGCATATCACTAATCCCGAATGCCGCCAATATTTACTGCGCCAAGCGTTTGAAGAAGCCCTACACACACACGCTTACCAATACATTATCGAGAGTCTCGGATTGGATGAAGCGGAAGTTTTTAATATGTATCGCGAACTACCCGCGGTTTCCAAAAAAGCTGTATGGGCATTACCTTATACCCAAAGTTTGGCCGACCCCAATTTTAAAACTGGAACGCCGGAAGACGACCGCCGTTTATTACGCGATTTAATCGCCTTCTATGTGGTTTTTGAAGGGTTATTCTTTTACGTGGGATTCACACAAATCCTCGCCATGGGCCGCCGTGGTAAAATGACAGGAACTTCTGAACAATTTCAATATATTTTGCGCGATGAATCCATGCACGTAAATTTCGGCATCGATGTAATTAATCAAATTAAAATTGAAAATCCGCATTTATGGAACAAGAATTTTCAAAAAGAAGTGATTGAGATGATTCTTGAAGGCGTCGAACTGGAATACCAATACGCAAAAGACACTATGCCTCGCGGCATTTTAGGCTTAAACGCCAACATGTTTAAAGATTATTTGCAATACATTGCCAATCGGCGTTGTGCACAAATCGGCTTACCGGAGCAATTCCCCGGCGCGAAAAACACATTCCCATGGATGAGTGAAATGATGGATCTCAAAAAAGAAAAGAATTTCTTTGAAACCCGCGTCATTGAATACCAGGCGGGGGGCACGCTCAAATGGGATGAATAATTAAAAAGACCTTAGCTAGTACTCTCACTCACGTTACCCATCAGGCCGCCTTGCGGCCTGATGGGTATTTAACCGGACAAAAATCATAAAAAGTAGCCCGTATGAAGCGAAGCGAAATACGGGAAAAAGACTGAACAGGGCGATTTCACCAAAGTTCAAATTAGATTCAAAAAAACGAAAGAAAATTAATTAAGGAAGGCCCAAGAAGTAGACAATGATTAATAAATGCGTTAAAGATCAAGCTCCTACGTTTCTAGACGTAGATTTAAAAAATCTTAACAAGGAGCTTGATCATGGAAAAAACTACGTGCAAATCGTTAAAAAATCAATACCTATTCCACTGTTTTTTGAGCATTAAAGACCCGCGTGTTCCAGGGAGATGTATTTACCCATTGATTAATATTCTCCTCATCACGCTTTGCGCCTTGATTTGTGGGGTTGATACGTGGAAAGGGATTGCCGACTTTGGTAAGAAACGCTATCGGTGGCTCAGTCAATTTGTCGATATGCGCTGTGGGGTTCCAAGCGCACTGACTTTTGCGCGCGTTTTTTCATTAATTGAACCTGAACAATTCCAACATTGTTTGTCGGCTTGGATGAGTCAGTTTTTTCAATTGTTGCGCTTTGACATGATTCATCTGGATGGAAAAAGCCTTTGTGGTTCA includes:
- a CDS encoding ribonucleotide-diphosphate reductase subunit beta, encoding MQTHQEISSLLDWDDYNDPEAIKAAPEKKFSPKNEKSDEEETGGGTTVQSGATGLEQLEMGAARIRVDDKKIINCHADLNQLVPFKYTWAWQKYLSGCANHWMPNEINMTADIALWKDPNGLTADERTIVKRSLGFFSTADSLVANNLVLAIYRHITNPECRQYLLRQAFEEALHTHAYQYIIESLGLDEAEVFNMYRELPAVSKKAVWALPYTQSLADPNFKTGTPEDDRRLLRDLIAFYVVFEGLFFYVGFTQILAMGRRGKMTGTSEQFQYILRDESMHVNFGIDVINQIKIENPHLWNKNFQKEVIEMILEGVELEYQYAKDTMPRGILGLNANMFKDYLQYIANRRCAQIGLPEQFPGAKNTFPWMSEMMDLKKEKNFFETRVIEYQAGGTLKWDE